TCGCTCATTTACCAGGCAAAACGCAGTAAAAGCCCGCGCTTTGTCGAAAATTACGTCGCTCAGTCATTTTTTTATAATAAACACTTGTCACCCGCCAGAAATTCCCTATACTGCGCCTCCACTGACACGGAACAACGGCTTACACAGCGCGGTGTCGGGAGGTTCGGGAAGCGAGTTAATCGGTTCTGAACCGCCGGAGAAAAACTTCTGAAAACGGGGTTGACTCTGAGGGAGGAAAGCGTAATATACGCCACCTCGCAGCAGCAGACGAAGTCGCTAATTGCACTGCTCTTTAACAATTTATCAGACAATCTGTGTGGGCACTCGCAGGGTTGATATCGCAAACCATCCCCGGATGGAAAAAATTTGAAATATCAAGTCTCAAGAGTGACTACTATATTCATTACGAATAACAGTTTTAATTCTTTGAGCATCAAGCTTTTTAATTGAAGAGTTTGATCATGGCTCAGATTGAACGCTGGCGGCAGGCCTAACACATGCAAGTCGGGCGGTAGCACAGAGGAGCTTGCTCCTTGGGTGACGAGCGGCGGACGGGTGAGTAATGTCTGGGGATCTGCCCGATGGAGGGGGATAACTACTGGAAACGGTAGCTAATACCGCATAATCTCGCAAGAGCAAAGTGGGGGACCTTCGGGCCTCACACCATCGGATGAACCCAGATGGGATTAGCTAGTAGGTGGGGTAACGGCTCACCTAGGCGACGATCCCTAGCTGGTCTGAGAGGATGACCAGCCACACTGGAACTGAGACACGGTCCAGACTCCTACGGGAGGCAGCAGTGGGGAATATTGCACAATGGGCGCAAGCCTGATGCAGCCATGCCGCGTGTATGAAGAAGGCCTTCGGGTTGTAAAGTACTTTCAGCGGGGAGGAAGGCGATGTGGTTAATAACCGCGTCGATTGACGTTACCCGCAGAAGAAGCACCGGCTAACTCCGTGCCAGCAGCCGCGGTAATACGGAGGGTGCAAGCGTTAATCGGAATTACTGGGCGTAAAGCGCACGCAGGCGGTCTGTTAAGTCAGATGTGAAATCCCCGGGCTCAACCTGGGAACTGCATTTGAAACTGGCAGGCTAGAGTCTCGTAGAGGGGGGTAGAATTCCAGGTGTAGCGGTGAAATGCGTAGAGATCTGGAGGAATACCGGTGGCGAAGGCGGCCCCCTGGACGAAGACTGACGCTCAGGTGCGAAAGCGTGGGGAGCAAACAGGATTAGATACCCTGGTAGTCCACGCCGTAAACGATGTCGACTTGGAGGTTGTGCCCTTGAGGCGTGGCTTCCGGAGCTAACGCGTTAAGTCGACCGCCTGGGGAGTACGGCCGCAAGGTTAAAACTCAAATGAATTGACGGGGGCCCGCACAAGCGGTGGAGCATGTGGTTTAATTCGATGCAACGCGAAGAACCTTACCTGGCCTTGACATCCACGGAATTCGGCAGAGATGCCTTAGTGCCTTCGGGAACCGTGAGACAGGTGCTGCATGGCTGTCGTCAGCTCGTGTTGTGAAATGTTGGGTTAAGTCCCGCAACGAGCGCAACCCTTATCCTTTGTTGCCAGCGCGTGATGGCGGGAACTCAAAGGAGACTGCCGGTGATAAACCGGAGGAAGGTGGGGATGACGTCAAGTCATCATGGCCCTTACGGCCAGGGCTACACACGTGCTACAATGGCGCATACAAAGAGAAGCGAACTCGCGAGAGCAAGCGGACCTCATAAAGTGCGTCGTAGTCCGGATCGGAGTCTGCAACTCGACTCCGTGAAGTCGGAATCGCTAGTAATCGTAGATCAGAATGCTACGGTGAATACGTTCCCGGGCCTTGTACACACCGCCCGTCACACCATGGGAGTGGGTTGCAAAAGAAGTAGGTAGCTTAACCTCCGGGAGGGCGCTTACCACTTTGTGATTCATGACTGGGGTGAAGTCGTAACAAGGTAACCGTAGGGGAACCTGCGGTTGGATCACCTCCTTACCTATGTGAAGATGCCCCGCGCAGTGCCCACACAGATTGTCTGATGAAAGTAACGAGCAGAAAAAACCTCTACAGGCTTGTAGCTCAGGTGGTTAGAGCGCACCCCTGATAAGGGTGAGGTCGGTGGTTCAAGTCCACTCAGGCCTACCAAATTTGTATTCATGCTGCGTTATGCACTCGGTCGTTTACCAGAGTAAACTTCCCTCCTGCATGCCTTGCCTGAATCCAAATTAACATTCGTGTTCTTAAACGGATGTGACTCCTGGTGAGTGGTAGTAAAGGTCTCTGCAGTAACTGTATGGGGCTATAGCTCAGCTGGGAGAGCGCCTGCCTTGCACGCAGGAGGTCAGCGGTTCGATCCCGCTTAGCTCCACCATACCGTTACTAAAAAATACTTCAGAGCACACCGGCAACGGTATGCTGCGAAGTATTATGCTCTTTAAAAATCCGGAACAAGCTGAAAATTGAAACGATATGTCGTCTCATTTCTCCGTAATAAGAAATGAAGCACGATATATTCGAGTCTCTCAAATGCTTGCAGCTCTGAAGAGTCGAAAGACACTTCCGGGTTGTGAGGTTAAGCGACTAAGCGTACACGGTGGATGCCCTGGCAGTCAGAGGCGATGAAGGGCGTGCTAATCTGCGATAAGCGACGGTAAGCCGATATGAGGCGCTATACCCGTCGATACCCGAATGGGGAAACCCGGTGCACTACGGTGCATCATCGTTAAGTGAATACATAGCTTAACGAGGCGAACCTGGGGAACTGAAACATCTAAGTACCCAGAGGAAAAGAAATCAACCGAGATTCCCCCAGTAGCGGCGAGCGAACGGGGAACAGCCCAGAACCTGAATCAGTTTGTGCGTCAGTGGAAGCGTCTGGAAAGTCGCAGGGTACAGGGTGATACTCCCGTACACAAAGGCACACTTGCTGTGAGTTCGATGAGTAGGGCGGGACACGTGACATCCTGTCTGAATATGGGGGGACCATCCTCCAAGGCTAAATACTCCTGACTGACCGATAGTGAACCAGTACCGTGAGGGAAAGGCGAAAAGAACCCCGGCGAGGGGAGTGAAACAGAACCTGAAACCGTGTACGTACAAGCAGTGGAAGCCCTCTTCAGGGGGGTGACTGCGTACCTTTTGTATAATGGGTCAGCGACTTATATTCTGTAGCAAGGTTAACCGTATAGGGGAGCCGCAGGGAAACCGAGTCTTAACTGGGCGTTAAGTTGCAGGGTATAGACCCGAAACCCGGTGATCTAGCCATGGGCAGGTTGAAGGTTGGGTAACACTAACTGGAGGACCGAACCGACTAATGTTGAAAAATTAGCGGATGACTTGTGGCTGGGGGTGAAAGGCCAATCAAACCGGGAGATAGCTGGTTCTCCCCGAAAGCTATTTAGGTAGCGCCTCGTGAACTCATCTCCGGGGGTAGAGCACTGTTTCGGCTAGGGGGCCATCCCGGCTTACCAACCCGATGCAAACTGCGAATACCGGAGAATGTTATCACGGGAGACACACGGCGGGTGCTAACGTCCGTCGTGAAGAGGGAAACAACCCAGACCGCCAGCTAAGGTCCCAAAGTCATGGTTAAGTGGGAAACGATGTGGGAAGGCACAGACAGCCAGGATGTTGGCTTAGAAGCAGCCATCATTTAAAGAAAGCGTAATAGCTCACTGGTCGAGTCGGCCTGCGCGGAAGATGTAACGGGGCTAAACCATGCACCGAAGCTGCGGCAGCGACGCGTATGCGTTGTTGGGTAGGGGAGCGTTCTGTAAGCCGTCGAAGGTGGACTGTGAGGTCTGCTGGAGGTATCAGAAGTGCGAATGCTGACATAAGTAACGATAAAGCGGGTGAAAAGCCCGCTCGCCGGAAGACCAAGGGTTCCTGTCCAACGTTAATCGGGGCAGGGTGAGTCGACCCCTAAGGCGAGGCTGAAAAGCGTAGTCGATGGGAAACAGGTTAATATTCCTGTACCCGGTGTTACTGCGAAGGGGGGACGGAGAAGGCTATGTTAGCCGGGCGACGGTTGTCCCGGTTTAAGCGTGTAGGCTTGCGTTCCAGGCAAATCCGGAACGCTTTAAGGCTGAGGCGTGATGACGAGCCACCACGGTGGTGAAGTAACAAATGCCCTGCTTCCAGGAAAAGCCTCTAAGCATCAGGTAACATCGAATCGTACCCCAAACCGACACAGGTGGTCAGGTAGAGAATACCAAGGCGCTTGAGAGAACTCGGGTGAAGGAACTAGGCAAAATGGTGCCGTAACTTCGGGAGAAGGCACGCTGCTGGTAGGTGAACCCCCTCGCGGGCGGAGCCGAAGGCAGTCGAAGATACCAGCTGGCTGCAACTGTTTATTAAAAACACAGCACTGTGCAAACACGAAAGTGGACGTATACGGTGTGACGCCTGCCCGGTGCCGGAAGGTTAATTGATGGGGTTATCCGCAAGGAGAAGCTCTTGATCGAAGCCCCGGTAAACGGCGGCCGTAACTATAACGGTCCTAAGGTAGCGAAATTCCTTGTCGGGTAAGTTCCGACCTGCACGAATGGCGTAATGATGGCCAGGCTGTCTCCACCCGAGACTCAGTGAAATTGAACTCGCTGTGAAGATGCAGTGTACCCGCGGCAAGACGGAAAGACCCCGTGAACCTTTACTACAGCTTGACACTGAACATTGAGCCTTGATGTGTAGGATAGGTGGGAGGCTTTGAAGCGTGGACGCCAGTCTGCGTGGAGCCAACCTTGAAATACCACCCTTTAATGTTTGATGTTCTAACCTGGCCCCGTAATCCGGGGTGGGGACAGTGTCTGGTGGGTAGTTTGACTGGGGCGGTCTCCTCCTAAAGAGTAACGGAGGAGCACGAAGGTCAGCTAATCACGGTCGGACATCGTGAGGTTAGTGCAATGGCATAAGCTGGCTTGACTGCGAGAGTGACGGCTCGAGCAGGTGCGAAAGCAGGTCATAGTGATCCGGTGGTTCTGAATGGAAGGGCCATCGCTCAACGGATAAAAGGTACTCCGGGGATAACAGGCTGATACCGCCCAAGAGTTCATATCGACGGCGGTGTTTGGCACCTCGATGTCGGCTCATCACATCCTGGGGCTGAAGTAGGTCCCAAGGGTACGGCTGTTCGCCGTTTAAAGTGGTACGCGAGCTGGGTTTAGAACGTCGTGAGACAGTTCGGTCCCTATCTGCCGTGGGCGCTGGAGAATTGAGAGGGGCTGCTCCTAGTACGAGAGGACCGGAGTGGACGCATCACTGGTGTTCGGGTTGTCATGCCAATGGCATTGCCCGGTAGCTAAATGCGGAAAAGATAAGCGCTGAAAGCATCTAAGCGCGAAACTTGCCTCGAGATGAATTCTCCCTGACTCCTTGAGAGTCCTGAAGGGACGTTGAAGACTACGACGTTGATAGGCCGGGTGTGTAAGCGCAGCGATGCGTTGAGCTAACCGGTACTAATGACCCGTGAGGCTTAACCTTACAACACCAGAAGTGTTTTGGTGAGCGTTATGAGAGACGCGAAAATTTTCAGCTTTGTTCCCCGGATACAAGAATCTGCATAAACGAAAGATTTTGTGCTGAAGCAAGGCGGCAAACGAGACGGCATGAAGGAGCATACAGAAGTATGTGACTGAGTGACGCGAGAGCGGCCAACGCAGCAGCAGCGCAAAAGATTCGTTTAGTGCCCAAGAATTTGCCTGGCGGCTTTAGCGCGGTGGTCCCACCTGACCCCATGCCGAACTCAGAAGTGAAACGCCGTAGCGCCGATGGTAGTGTGGGGTCTCCCCATGCGAGAGTAGGGAACTGCCAGGCATCAAATAAAGCGATAACCCTTATGCGAAAGCATAAGGGTTTTTTGCGTTTGTATGTCACTAAACCTGCCACAATCCTCGCCTTTTATGCAACGAAGGCATCAACAATCGGGTAAACTGTGCGCAGATAAATCAGTAAAGGCACAGTCATGTCCCGCGATACCCATTCATTAAAGTCCTTTAATACGTTCGGAATTGACGCCAGCGCGCAACAAATCACCATCGCCGAGACGGTGGCAGAGTTGTCTGAAGCATGGGAAGCGAGCCAGAAGGCGCAACTTCCTTTTCTGCTGCTGGGCGAAGGTAGTAATGTTCTCTTCCTTGAAAACTATACCGGCGTTGTGGTGGTCAACCGGCTTAAAGGCATCAAAGTTACCGAGGATGATGATGCATGGTATCTGCATGTCGGCGCTGGTGAAAACTGGCATGGGCTGGTCGAGTACAGCCTGAAAAATGGCTTCTCAGGTTTAGAAAACCTTGCCCTGATCCCTGGTTGCGTGGGGTCGGCGCCGATCCAGAATATCGGAGCTTATGGTGTAGAACTGAATCAGGTCTGCGATTACGTTGATGTTCTCAATCTGCGAAGTGGAGAGATTGAACATATTTACGCGGCAGAATGCCAGTTTGGCTATCGCGACAGCGTATTTAAACACCATTATCGTGATGGCTATGCCATTGTTGCGGTGGGTTTGCGCCTGAATAAGGTCTGGCAGCCAGTGATGACCTACGGTGAATTAACCAAACTGGATCCGGCTACGGTAACGCCGCAGGAAATTTTTGATGGTGTATGTCAGATGCGCCGTAGCAAACTCCCCGATCCGCAGGTAACCGGCAATGCCGGCAGTTTTTTCAAAAATCCGGTGGTGAGCGCTGAGCAGGCTGCAACGATAGCCAGCGAGTTTCCCAATATTCCGCAGTATTTACAGACCACTGGCCAGGTAAAACTGGCGGCGGGTTGGTTAATCGACCAGTGTGCGCTTAAAGGTTACAGTAACGGCGGCGCTGCGGTTCACCGTCAGCAGGCGTTGGTGATAATTAATCAACA
This is a stretch of genomic DNA from Winslowiella toletana. It encodes these proteins:
- the murB gene encoding UDP-N-acetylmuramate dehydrogenase is translated as MSRDTHSLKSFNTFGIDASAQQITIAETVAELSEAWEASQKAQLPFLLLGEGSNVLFLENYTGVVVVNRLKGIKVTEDDDAWYLHVGAGENWHGLVEYSLKNGFSGLENLALIPGCVGSAPIQNIGAYGVELNQVCDYVDVLNLRSGEIEHIYAAECQFGYRDSVFKHHYRDGYAIVAVGLRLNKVWQPVMTYGELTKLDPATVTPQEIFDGVCQMRRSKLPDPQVTGNAGSFFKNPVVSAEQAATIASEFPNIPQYLQTTGQVKLAAGWLIDQCALKGYSNGGAAVHRQQALVIINQQNATGQDIVSLAHEIRQRVGEKFNVWLEPEVRFMGATGEKDAVEVIA